The following proteins come from a genomic window of Aquimarina sp. MAR_2010_214:
- the fdhD gene encoding formate dehydrogenase accessory sulfurtransferase FdhD, with translation MAIRNYEGKKYEVDSVNKTLDSLTIEEALQININNKPFTVSMRTPGEDISLIRGMLHSEDIIKNVNFQPDIVLKKENDDGIVTIVNLTIPEEELGDGYSNSRSLLSVSSCGICGRTELGDLSFLGKTIDDTEIIDVNIIHQLFTKMSALQDNFNQSGGAHAAAAFTNTGELLCSMEDIGRHNAVDKVIGKLILLNKLDQAKIITVSGRVSYEIVIKCFKAKIPFLAAVSAPSSLAVDYSKELGITLLAFCRNQRATCYSNPYRTKTTKQFRDIDTKAG, from the coding sequence ATGGCAATTAGAAATTATGAAGGCAAGAAATATGAAGTAGATTCAGTGAATAAAACATTAGATTCACTTACTATTGAAGAAGCATTGCAAATAAATATCAACAATAAACCCTTTACGGTGTCTATGAGGACTCCGGGAGAAGATATTAGCCTAATTCGAGGAATGCTTCACTCTGAAGATATCATTAAAAATGTAAATTTCCAGCCCGATATTGTTTTAAAAAAAGAGAATGACGATGGTATTGTAACCATAGTGAATCTTACTATTCCTGAAGAAGAACTAGGTGATGGATATTCTAATAGCAGAAGTTTATTATCTGTCTCTTCTTGTGGTATTTGTGGCCGAACAGAACTTGGAGATCTATCATTTCTAGGAAAAACTATTGATGATACCGAAATAATTGATGTCAATATTATTCATCAATTATTTACAAAAATGAGTGCTTTGCAGGATAATTTTAACCAATCAGGTGGTGCACATGCTGCTGCTGCATTTACTAATACCGGAGAACTACTATGTTCTATGGAAGATATTGGCCGTCATAATGCGGTAGATAAAGTTATTGGTAAACTAATTTTATTAAACAAACTAGATCAAGCAAAAATAATTACTGTGAGTGGACGTGTTTCTTATGAAATCGTTATTAAATGTTTTAAAGCAAAAATTCCGTTTTTAGCGGCAGTTTCTGCACCATCGTCTTTAGCAGTTGATTACTCTAAAGAACTAGGGATTACATTATTAGCATTTTGCCGTAATCAGAGAGCAACCTGTTACTCTAATCCCTA
- a CDS encoding formate--tetrahydrofolate ligase, producing the protein MNDLEIAKQIELKHISTIAEKLGLNSDNIEMYGKYKAKLPHSVIDKNKVNKSNLILVTAISPTPAGEGKTTMSIGLSEGLNQLGKQTTVVLREPSLGPVFGIKGGATGGGYSQVLPMEDINLHFTGDFSAIEKAHNLLSAVIDNNIQSKTNSLSIDARTVTWKRVMDMNDRALRNIVVGLGGTTSGVPRETGFDITAASEIMAILCLADDLENLKKRLGNIFIGYTFDKKPIYAKDLKVEGAMAALLKDAVKPNLVQTIEGNPAIIHGGPFANIAQGTNSVIATRMGMSLSDYTVTEAGFGADLGAEKFLDIKCQSAGISPKAIVITTTIRALKYHGGADLKSLTDPNVEALKNGIPNLEKHLENVKQFGITPVIAINRFVSDSDEEIAAIQEFAKKNNVRVALAEVWAKGGKGALDLAKHVVEIVESGESNFSPLYNWETDVTDKIETIATKIYGANRVDYTAKAKKNLKTIAELGLENLPVCIAKTQKSLSDNPKLIGRPKDFTITIREIEIAAGAGFLVPITGNMMRMPGLPAHPASENINIDNDGNITGLF; encoded by the coding sequence ATGAATGATTTAGAAATAGCAAAACAGATAGAGCTCAAGCACATAAGTACTATTGCCGAAAAACTAGGATTAAATTCTGACAATATCGAAATGTATGGTAAGTATAAAGCCAAATTGCCACATTCGGTTATTGATAAAAATAAGGTAAACAAAAGTAACTTAATTCTTGTTACTGCTATTTCTCCAACGCCTGCAGGTGAAGGAAAAACTACAATGTCTATTGGTCTTTCTGAAGGTTTAAACCAATTAGGAAAACAAACTACAGTAGTTTTAAGAGAACCTTCTTTAGGTCCGGTTTTCGGCATTAAAGGTGGAGCAACAGGAGGTGGTTACTCACAAGTACTTCCTATGGAGGATATTAACCTACACTTTACTGGTGATTTTTCAGCGATTGAAAAAGCACATAATTTACTCTCTGCTGTTATTGACAATAATATACAAAGCAAAACAAATTCATTGAGTATAGATGCCAGAACAGTTACCTGGAAAAGGGTAATGGACATGAATGACAGAGCACTTAGAAATATTGTTGTGGGACTAGGAGGAACAACTTCTGGAGTACCAAGAGAAACAGGCTTTGATATTACGGCAGCATCAGAAATAATGGCAATCTTGTGTCTGGCGGATGATTTAGAAAATCTAAAAAAACGATTAGGTAATATTTTTATTGGATATACCTTTGATAAAAAACCAATCTATGCCAAAGACTTAAAAGTTGAAGGCGCTATGGCTGCCCTTCTTAAAGATGCGGTTAAGCCAAACCTGGTACAAACAATCGAAGGTAACCCGGCAATTATTCATGGCGGACCTTTTGCAAATATCGCCCAAGGTACCAACTCTGTAATTGCAACACGTATGGGAATGTCGCTTTCTGATTATACCGTAACAGAAGCAGGTTTTGGTGCGGATTTGGGTGCAGAGAAATTTTTGGATATAAAATGCCAAAGCGCAGGGATTTCACCAAAAGCAATTGTAATCACTACTACAATACGAGCATTAAAATATCACGGAGGAGCAGATTTAAAATCGTTGACAGATCCTAATGTAGAAGCGCTAAAAAACGGAATACCTAATCTTGAAAAGCATTTAGAAAATGTAAAGCAGTTTGGGATTACTCCTGTTATTGCTATCAACAGATTTGTATCTGATAGTGATGAAGAGATTGCTGCTATTCAAGAGTTTGCGAAAAAAAATAACGTAAGAGTTGCTTTAGCTGAAGTTTGGGCTAAAGGAGGAAAAGGTGCTTTAGATCTTGCAAAGCATGTGGTAGAAATTGTAGAATCTGGTGAATCAAACTTTTCTCCCTTATACAATTGGGAAACAGATGTAACCGATAAGATCGAAACTATTGCTACCAAAATATATGGTGCAAATCGAGTTGATTATACTGCAAAAGCAAAGAAAAACCTAAAAACAATTGCAGAATTAGGATTAGAAAATCTTCCGGTTTGTATTGCCAAGACTCAAAAATCATTATCTGATAATCCCAAATTAATAGGTCGCCCAAAAGATTTTACAATAACTATTAGAGAAATAGAAATAGCTGCAGGTGCAGGGTTTTTAGTTCCAATTACAGGAAACATGATGAGAATGCCCGGTCTTCCTGCCCATCCAGCATCAGAAAACATCAATATTGATAATGATGGTAATATTACAGGATTATTTTAG
- a CDS encoding TerC family protein, which translates to MFEIFTSADAWVALLTLTFLEIVLGIDNIIFISLASSKLPDQQQKKATNIGLLLAMVMRVVLLFGISLLVAMEAPFWHINLPWIEAGISGQALILFGGGMFLLYKSVHEIHEKVDEKGEEEKEIQAKSSSSLSNAIVQITLINVVFSFDSILTAVGMTNGLSDNPNDALLLMIIAVVVSVLIMMLFATPVGRFVNKHPSIQILGLSFLILIGFMLIAEAAHLAHLQIFESEVGTIPKGYLYFTIAFSLLVEFLNFKLRKKQKVAK; encoded by the coding sequence ATGTTCGAAATCTTTACATCTGCAGATGCCTGGGTCGCCCTATTAACACTTACATTTTTGGAAATTGTTCTTGGTATTGATAATATCATTTTTATCTCCCTAGCATCTAGTAAACTACCTGATCAGCAGCAAAAAAAAGCAACCAATATTGGACTGCTATTAGCTATGGTCATGCGTGTTGTTTTATTGTTTGGTATATCATTATTAGTCGCTATGGAAGCTCCTTTCTGGCATATCAACCTTCCCTGGATAGAAGCAGGTATTAGCGGTCAAGCTTTAATCCTATTTGGCGGCGGGATGTTTTTATTATATAAAAGTGTTCACGAAATCCATGAAAAAGTCGATGAAAAGGGTGAAGAAGAAAAAGAAATCCAAGCTAAAAGCTCTTCTTCTCTTTCTAATGCCATTGTACAGATTACACTAATTAATGTTGTCTTTTCTTTTGATTCTATCCTTACCGCAGTAGGGATGACAAATGGATTAAGTGATAATCCCAATGATGCTTTATTATTAATGATTATTGCTGTGGTAGTATCTGTTCTAATTATGATGCTATTTGCAACTCCTGTAGGACGTTTTGTAAACAAACATCCATCAATTCAGATACTTGGACTTTCTTTTCTAATCCTTATTGGGTTTATGCTTATTGCTGAAGCTGCACATTTAGCTCATCTTCAGATTTTTGAAAGCGAAGTTGGTACTATACCAAAAGGATACCTCTATTTTACAATTGCATTCTCATTATTGGTTGAGTTTCTAAACTTCAAACTACGTAAAAAACAAAAAGTAGCTAAATAA
- a CDS encoding helix-turn-helix domain-containing protein, with product MVNNKDFGKRIQKIMDYHAVSASSFADYMGVGRSSISHILSGRNKPSLDFVMKIVDAYTDVDLQWLLYGKGTFPKSENVSVEKKNPLPNTSTINQPTSAPTTISKQDLFSQSSPEEKTATPNTPTLEKISRGISTENNIDRIVIFYTDGTFNSYQMKKT from the coding sequence AAAAAATAATGGATTACCATGCTGTATCTGCTTCATCTTTTGCAGATTACATGGGTGTAGGTCGCTCTTCTATTTCTCATATTCTTAGCGGACGAAACAAACCTAGTCTTGATTTTGTAATGAAGATTGTTGATGCATATACTGATGTAGATTTACAATGGTTATTATATGGGAAAGGAACATTTCCTAAATCTGAGAATGTTTCTGTGGAGAAAAAAAATCCTTTACCAAATACTTCAACTATTAATCAACCTACATCTGCTCCAACTACAATTTCTAAACAAGATTTATTTTCACAATCATCCCCAGAAGAAAAAACAGCAACACCAAATACTCCTACACTAGAAAAAATTTCTCGAGGAATTTCTACTGAAAATAACATAGACAGAATTGTCATTTTTTATACTGATGGCACCTTCAATTCATATCAGATGAAAAAAACTTAA
- a CDS encoding DNA topoisomerase IV: MKRFALVFFCTLCISGCYQQERNCTNFHTGTFEFETFLDGELVKTTFIRNDTIEIDYFRGKTDTASIRWINNCEYIVQKLSPKNMAEKKAIHMKILTTDKDIYTFEYGLVDATNKQRGTAKKIK; encoded by the coding sequence ATGAAGCGATTTGCTTTAGTATTTTTCTGTACTTTATGTATCAGCGGTTGTTACCAACAAGAACGTAACTGTACAAATTTTCACACAGGAACTTTTGAATTCGAAACTTTTCTGGATGGTGAGTTGGTTAAAACCACTTTTATTCGCAATGACACCATAGAAATTGATTATTTCAGGGGTAAGACCGACACAGCCAGTATTCGATGGATTAATAATTGTGAATATATTGTACAGAAATTATCTCCCAAAAATATGGCTGAAAAAAAAGCCATACATATGAAAATCTTAACTACCGATAAAGATATCTACACCTTTGAGTATGGGTTAGTAGATGCAACCAATAAACAACGTGGAACCGCAAAAAAAATAAAATAA